A single window of Granulicella mallensis MP5ACTX8 DNA harbors:
- a CDS encoding SPOR domain-containing protein, with translation MSHLLDDDDDDLQGRQNHRELTLGTGSVLGIFFGLALLCALFFAFGYNMGHKSAPPVAAASDTSDTSDASSTTFNTFKPAAGSPAGHTNAPAIKPVAATNESDDTEDAPEAPSPRPSAPVHVPATTTATEAPVPTKKPAPVSESASSSHPTPPPTPSTTPVGSFVVQVAAVSHQEDASLLVGALQRKGYTVAAHSEPQDKLIHIQVGPFSNHKDADAMRQRLLADGYNAIVK, from the coding sequence ATGAGTCACCTTCTTGACGACGACGATGACGATCTTCAGGGCCGGCAAAACCATCGGGAACTGACCCTGGGTACAGGTTCAGTTCTCGGTATTTTTTTCGGTCTTGCTCTGTTGTGCGCGCTGTTCTTCGCCTTCGGCTACAACATGGGCCATAAATCGGCTCCGCCTGTCGCCGCCGCGTCCGACACATCGGATACCTCCGATGCTTCCTCGACCACATTCAATACCTTCAAACCCGCAGCAGGCTCTCCAGCAGGCCACACGAACGCTCCTGCGATTAAACCGGTAGCCGCAACAAACGAATCAGACGACACAGAGGATGCGCCGGAAGCACCCAGCCCACGGCCCTCCGCGCCCGTGCATGTCCCGGCTACGACAACTGCGACCGAGGCACCCGTCCCCACCAAAAAGCCGGCTCCTGTATCCGAGTCAGCTTCCAGCAGCCATCCAACGCCTCCACCGACTCCCTCGACAACGCCAGTAGGCTCCTTCGTTGTGCAGGTAGCCGCCGTCTCCCATCAGGAGGACGCCAGTCTGCTGGTCGGAGCGCTGCAGCGTAAGGGATATACAGTCGCAGCCCATAGCGAGCCCCAGGATAAGCTGATCCACATTCAGGTAGGCCCCTTCAGCAATCACAAGGATGCAGACGCCATGCGCCAACGTCTGCTCGCCGACGGCTACAACGCCATCGTCAAGTAA
- a CDS encoding leucine-rich repeat domain-containing protein, giving the protein MRDIAKTLNLWKKHLGSVPEYVWEQRELEALILADNDLSSIPEQIGQLQELRMIDLGHNQLTQVPASLGQLPHLADFLYLHDNRLASLPAAFAGLTRLRYLNISNNAFGTFPECISSMASLIELRVTDNAIASLPESFGQLSQLRELHLRNNKLTRLPDAISALRELRQLDLRGNPIEHLPASIAELPRLEKLDLRWVNDFVFPEWIATLEARGCAVYY; this is encoded by the coding sequence TTGAGAGATATCGCGAAGACGCTGAACCTCTGGAAGAAGCACCTCGGATCCGTGCCCGAGTACGTCTGGGAGCAACGCGAACTTGAAGCCCTGATCCTCGCCGACAACGACCTCTCTTCGATCCCTGAGCAGATCGGACAGCTCCAAGAGCTCCGCATGATTGATCTGGGTCACAACCAGCTCACACAGGTTCCCGCATCCCTCGGGCAGCTGCCTCACCTGGCCGACTTTCTTTACCTGCACGACAATCGTCTCGCCTCGCTGCCAGCTGCATTCGCAGGGCTGACGCGGCTGCGCTACTTGAACATCAGCAACAACGCCTTCGGGACGTTCCCTGAATGCATCAGCAGCATGGCAAGCCTCATCGAACTCCGGGTCACAGACAATGCCATTGCCTCACTGCCTGAGTCGTTTGGGCAGCTCTCCCAACTGCGCGAGCTTCACCTCAGGAACAACAAGCTGACCAGGCTGCCTGACGCAATCTCGGCGCTACGCGAACTCCGCCAACTCGATCTCCGTGGAAACCCGATTGAGCATCTGCCCGCCTCGATCGCTGAACTGCCGCGACTGGAGAAACTCGATCTCCGCTGGGTCAACGACTTCGTGTTTCCAGAGTGGATCGCCACACTGGAAGCGCGAGGCTGCGCCGTTTACTACTAG
- a CDS encoding S66 peptidase family protein: protein MLLRQGSRVAVVSPASAAKAELVESGVERLRGFGYEPVVMPHALARGPLYYAGTAEQRVADLHAAFADASIEGVLCTRGGWGSAELLPLLDRELICANPKVFVGYSDHTSLHTWFWNECGMRTFYAPMVAADWSKDDGVDERTWRAAIEGHGAWNVGAEDGLRVLRNGSAEGRLLGGCLAILEAGLGTPWSLKLEEPTVLFVEDIGTKPYQWDRMLQHLKFAGMMKNVRGVVLGDMSANVQPNEMELLEAACVHALRDFEGPITIGLQSGHVSTRNRSVPLGAWVAMKEAEMKEVAG from the coding sequence ATGCTGTTGAGACAGGGAAGTCGTGTTGCCGTGGTTTCGCCTGCGTCGGCGGCGAAGGCGGAGCTTGTGGAGAGTGGCGTTGAGCGGCTCCGCGGGTTTGGCTATGAGCCGGTGGTGATGCCCCACGCTCTGGCGCGCGGGCCGCTGTACTATGCGGGAACTGCAGAGCAGCGCGTGGCTGATCTGCATGCGGCTTTTGCGGATGCCTCGATTGAGGGAGTTCTCTGTACGCGTGGTGGCTGGGGATCGGCGGAGCTTTTGCCTCTGCTGGATCGTGAACTGATTTGCGCGAATCCCAAGGTGTTTGTGGGATACAGCGACCATACGTCTTTGCATACGTGGTTCTGGAATGAGTGCGGCATGCGCACGTTCTATGCTCCGATGGTTGCGGCGGACTGGTCGAAGGACGACGGTGTGGACGAGCGCACATGGCGTGCCGCGATCGAAGGCCATGGCGCGTGGAACGTGGGTGCAGAGGATGGATTGCGTGTTCTGCGTAACGGCAGTGCTGAAGGGCGGTTACTGGGGGGATGCCTGGCGATCCTCGAAGCAGGGTTGGGAACGCCGTGGTCGTTGAAGCTCGAAGAACCTACCGTGTTGTTCGTGGAAGATATCGGGACCAAGCCGTACCAATGGGACCGGATGCTGCAGCACCTGAAGTTTGCGGGCATGATGAAGAATGTGCGGGGCGTCGTGCTGGGCGATATGAGCGCGAACGTTCAGCCGAACGAGATGGAGTTGCTGGAGGCTGCGTGCGTCCATGCCCTGCGTGATTTTGAGGGCCCCATTACGATCGGCCTGCAAAGCGGCCACGTGTCGACGCGGAACCGTTCTGTTCCGCTAGGAGCCTGGGTCGCGATGAAGGAAGCTGAGATGAAGGAAGTGGCGGGCTGA
- a CDS encoding lysophospholipid acyltransferase family protein — MLFVFVTLGVPAALVGIPWSALRGNFRAMYRWGMGTARLGIRAAGIRVRIEGLENIPQGRSCIFMSNHVSNLDAPVLLPSIPGMASVFLKKELMRIPLLGTAMRMGKYVPVSRGHSREEARKSVEAAADALRSGMHIFVFPEGTRSPDGKLLPFKKGAFFLAAETGAPMVPIVIRGTERMMSKGSLKVIPGEVVVRFLPVMEPEDFATREELMAAVRGEMERVLAQGI; from the coding sequence ATGTTGTTTGTGTTCGTAACTTTAGGCGTGCCGGCCGCGCTGGTGGGGATTCCGTGGTCAGCCCTGCGGGGTAACTTCCGCGCCATGTACCGGTGGGGAATGGGAACGGCCCGTTTGGGCATACGCGCAGCGGGAATTCGTGTGCGTATCGAGGGACTGGAAAATATCCCGCAAGGCCGCTCCTGCATCTTCATGAGCAATCATGTATCGAACCTCGACGCGCCGGTATTGCTGCCCTCTATTCCGGGCATGGCCAGTGTGTTTCTGAAGAAGGAACTGATGCGCATCCCCCTGTTGGGAACGGCGATGCGCATGGGAAAGTATGTTCCGGTGTCGCGTGGGCACTCTCGTGAAGAGGCCCGCAAGAGCGTAGAAGCTGCAGCAGACGCGTTGCGTTCAGGCATGCACATCTTCGTGTTTCCTGAGGGGACGCGATCGCCGGATGGAAAGCTGTTGCCCTTCAAAAAAGGCGCGTTTTTTCTGGCGGCGGAGACCGGGGCACCCATGGTTCCGATCGTGATTCGTGGAACCGAACGCATGATGAGCAAAGGCAGCTTGAAGGTTATCCCCGGCGAGGTAGTTGTGCGATTTCTTCCGGTGATGGAGCCTGAGGACTTCGCCACACGCGAAGAGTTGATGGCTGCTGTGCGCGGGGAGATGGAACGGGTGCTGGCGCAGGGGATCTGA
- a CDS encoding MgtC/SapB family protein, whose product MVDPSHIHFSTFEQMILSGAATKRLLMACAMGGIVGIEREWRHKDSGLRTNLLICMGSALFTIMSVVLAGDSTANHGQVAANIVQGVGFLGAGLILHTKNRVLGLTSAATVFVVAAIGMTCGAGLYIEALIATVLVLISLQAVGAVESKLGWKRYPMIYEVRADVGSALPRAIVGEDKAEALAEDVASALHRMQRAILKVLDSAGQRLSVLERDNVAGIERVAFTVVATRRTHDRLLKELRASDATDQVAVFRDTEEE is encoded by the coding sequence ATGGTAGATCCGAGCCACATCCATTTCTCGACGTTCGAGCAGATGATCCTTTCGGGGGCCGCGACCAAGCGACTGCTGATGGCATGCGCGATGGGCGGCATTGTGGGCATCGAGCGGGAGTGGCGGCACAAGGACTCAGGCCTGCGCACGAACCTGTTGATCTGCATGGGGTCGGCACTGTTCACGATCATGAGCGTGGTGCTGGCAGGGGATTCCACGGCGAACCATGGGCAGGTGGCCGCCAATATCGTGCAGGGCGTTGGGTTCCTGGGCGCGGGTCTGATTCTGCACACGAAGAATCGTGTGCTCGGATTGACGAGTGCCGCGACGGTGTTCGTGGTGGCTGCGATCGGCATGACCTGCGGGGCCGGGCTGTACATCGAGGCCCTGATCGCTACAGTGTTGGTGCTGATCTCGCTGCAGGCTGTGGGTGCGGTGGAGAGCAAGTTGGGATGGAAGCGCTATCCGATGATCTATGAGGTACGCGCGGATGTAGGGTCCGCTTTGCCTCGGGCGATTGTAGGGGAGGATAAAGCCGAGGCACTGGCAGAGGATGTTGCGTCCGCCTTGCATCGGATGCAGCGTGCGATCTTGAAGGTGCTGGACTCGGCAGGACAGCGATTGTCGGTGCTGGAGCGCGATAACGTGGCCGGCATAGAGCGGGTTGCCTTTACGGTCGTGGCGACTCGCCGCACGCACGATCGTCTGCTGAAAGAATTGCGAGCGAGTGATGCGACCGACCAGGTGGCAGTGTTTCGAGATACGGAGGAAGAGTGA
- the murA gene encoding UDP-N-acetylglucosamine 1-carboxyvinyltransferase, translating to MDKFVIRGGNPLLGTIKISGAKNSALPCMAAAILTEDEVILENIPQVHDIETERKLLESMGAQVELGYGRAQHRTSIQCAVLSDPVAKYEIVKTMRASSLVLGPLIARTGMARVAMPGGCAIGGRPIDLHIKGLEAMGATITQEHGYLEARADRLKGTHIVFDKITVTGTEDLLMAATLAEGESLFENCAREPEVTDLAALLNAMGAQIEGAGTSVIRIKGVAKLHGARHRINPDRIEAGTFLIAGAITGGDLNVDCCNPEHLGALLGKLEQCGVKLEIGKENVRVHSGGKLQAVDISTEEYPGFPTDMQAQFMALLTQAEGTSVVTENIFENRFMHVGELNRMGANISVSGRTATIRGGAQLQSAAVMCSDLRASAALVLAALVADGESILDRVYHMDRGYERMEEKLRGVGAQIRRMGEVFGKK from the coding sequence ATGGACAAGTTCGTTATCCGTGGCGGCAACCCGCTGCTCGGCACCATCAAAATCTCCGGCGCGAAGAACTCCGCGCTTCCCTGCATGGCAGCCGCCATCCTCACCGAGGATGAGGTCATCCTTGAGAACATCCCGCAGGTCCACGACATTGAGACCGAGCGCAAGCTGCTCGAGAGCATGGGAGCGCAGGTCGAGCTGGGCTATGGCCGAGCACAGCACCGTACGTCCATCCAGTGCGCCGTACTCTCCGACCCCGTCGCCAAATACGAGATCGTCAAGACCATGCGCGCGAGTTCCCTTGTGCTTGGTCCGCTCATCGCTCGCACCGGCATGGCCCGCGTCGCAATGCCTGGCGGCTGTGCCATTGGCGGACGCCCGATCGATCTGCACATCAAGGGCCTCGAAGCCATGGGTGCGACGATCACGCAGGAGCATGGCTATCTCGAAGCTCGTGCCGACAGATTGAAAGGCACGCACATCGTCTTCGACAAGATCACCGTCACCGGCACGGAAGACCTTCTGATGGCCGCCACGCTTGCCGAGGGCGAATCGCTCTTTGAGAACTGCGCCCGCGAACCCGAAGTCACCGACCTCGCCGCGCTGCTCAATGCCATGGGCGCACAGATCGAGGGCGCAGGCACTTCAGTGATCCGTATCAAGGGCGTTGCCAAGCTTCACGGCGCTCGCCACCGCATCAACCCCGACCGCATTGAGGCCGGAACCTTCCTCATCGCCGGAGCCATCACCGGCGGCGACCTCAACGTCGATTGCTGCAACCCGGAACACCTGGGCGCACTCCTCGGAAAGCTGGAGCAGTGTGGCGTCAAGCTCGAAATCGGCAAGGAAAACGTGCGCGTCCACTCCGGTGGCAAGCTCCAGGCCGTCGATATCTCTACCGAAGAGTACCCCGGCTTCCCCACCGACATGCAGGCGCAGTTCATGGCGCTGCTGACCCAGGCAGAAGGCACCTCGGTCGTTACCGAGAACATCTTCGAGAATCGCTTCATGCACGTCGGCGAACTGAACCGCATGGGCGCGAACATCTCGGTCAGCGGACGCACCGCCACCATTCGCGGCGGGGCTCAACTCCAATCGGCTGCCGTCATGTGCTCGGACCTCCGCGCCTCGGCGGCTCTCGTCCTGGCTGCGCTGGTGGCCGACGGAGAGAGCATTCTCGACCGCGTATACCACATGGATCGCGGCTACGAGCGCATGGAAGAAAAGCTCCGCGGCGTCGGCGCACAGATTCGACGCATGGGTGAGGTCTTCGGCAAAAAGTAG
- a CDS encoding tetratricopeptide repeat protein — MRSLSKPFALILALTAILALTAIFASLAAPALAQSQQAGGRVVLVLPFDNRSGNPSLNWVGDSFPDTLSKRLTSAGFLTISHDDRLFAFDHLGLPAGFKPSRATTIKIAQQLDANYVIVGSYNIANDQITIQARVLSVDALSLTAPIEDGAPLNRLFDAENAIAWKVARNIDPHFNVAEGTFIAAPGAVPLSAFENYIRGTNAPAADERIKRLQAAVAIVPDYAAALLALGKEQYTVRNFPAAATTLAKVPHSDRLALEANFYLGLAHFNSANYAAAEQAFAFVATRLPLPEVVNDQAVALSRQGKDGAAFFQRASTADPSDEDYHYNLAIALFRRGDTAGALKEADAALKLKPNDNEAGSLRAHLSLVPAGTKLTDSATNSFSPVERIRRNYSEAGLRQAAFQLDQMRAARMAMLPPAQQATEYTQLGRDYLAQGLLPEAEGEFQSALTADPNSAAAHVGLAQVREASGNAAEARDEARKSLKIQPSATAYLVLARLDLADNLLAGCADDVSRALSLEPSNTAAQALRQNLQQRGQSIP; from the coding sequence ATGCGGTCCTTGTCGAAGCCCTTCGCCCTGATCCTCGCTCTCACGGCGATCCTCGCTCTCACGGCGATCTTCGCCTCCCTCGCCGCTCCGGCGTTAGCACAGTCCCAGCAGGCCGGCGGCCGCGTGGTTCTTGTCCTTCCCTTCGACAACCGCTCCGGCAATCCCTCCCTCAACTGGGTCGGCGATTCCTTCCCGGACACCCTGAGCAAGCGCCTTACCTCCGCCGGCTTCCTCACCATCTCTCACGATGACCGGCTCTTCGCCTTCGATCACCTCGGGCTGCCGGCTGGCTTCAAGCCCTCCCGCGCCACCACGATCAAAATCGCACAACAGCTTGACGCGAACTATGTCATCGTCGGCAGCTACAACATAGCGAACGACCAGATCACCATTCAGGCCCGAGTCCTCTCCGTCGATGCGCTCAGCCTTACCGCGCCTATCGAAGACGGCGCCCCGCTCAATCGGCTCTTCGACGCCGAAAACGCCATCGCATGGAAGGTCGCGCGGAACATCGATCCTCACTTCAATGTGGCCGAAGGCACCTTCATTGCCGCGCCCGGCGCCGTCCCACTCTCCGCCTTCGAGAACTACATTCGCGGCACCAACGCTCCCGCAGCCGATGAGCGCATCAAGCGACTGCAGGCAGCGGTGGCCATCGTGCCCGATTACGCGGCGGCTCTCTTGGCGCTCGGCAAAGAACAGTACACGGTACGCAACTTCCCTGCCGCCGCAACGACCCTGGCGAAGGTGCCGCACAGCGACCGTCTTGCGCTGGAAGCCAACTTCTATCTCGGACTGGCCCACTTCAACTCCGCCAACTATGCAGCCGCTGAACAGGCCTTCGCCTTCGTGGCCACAAGGCTTCCTTTGCCGGAAGTAGTCAATGATCAGGCCGTAGCGCTTAGCCGTCAGGGCAAAGACGGTGCGGCATTCTTCCAGAGGGCCTCGACAGCCGACCCCTCCGACGAGGACTACCACTACAACCTCGCCATCGCCCTCTTTCGCCGTGGAGACACCGCCGGCGCGCTCAAAGAAGCCGACGCCGCCCTGAAGCTCAAGCCGAACGACAACGAAGCCGGATCGCTGCGGGCTCACCTCAGCCTCGTTCCTGCCGGAACGAAGCTCACCGACAGCGCTACCAACTCCTTCAGCCCGGTCGAGCGCATCCGCCGTAACTACTCGGAGGCCGGTCTCCGCCAGGCCGCCTTCCAGCTTGACCAGATGCGCGCGGCACGCATGGCCATGCTTCCTCCAGCCCAGCAGGCGACCGAGTACACCCAGCTAGGCCGCGATTATCTGGCCCAGGGCCTGCTGCCGGAAGCGGAAGGCGAGTTTCAATCCGCTCTCACAGCCGACCCCAACAGCGCCGCTGCCCACGTCGGCCTCGCCCAGGTCCGAGAAGCTAGCGGCAATGCCGCAGAAGCTCGCGATGAGGCTCGCAAATCTCTCAAGATTCAGCCAAGCGCCACCGCGTATCTCGTCCTCGCGCGACTCGATCTCGCAGACAATCTTCTGGCTGGCTGCGCCGACGACGTATCGCGAGCGCTGAGCCTTGAGCCCTCCAACACCGCCGCGCAGGCCTTGCGCCAGAATCTTCAGCAGCGTGGTCAAAGTATCCCGTAA
- a CDS encoding Uma2 family endonuclease produces the protein MATTPALLSIDEYLRTSYHPDADFVDGEIEERHLGEYEHGKIQGFFYFVFTLNEESWGTDPVVEQRIRVTSDRVRVCDVAILRSDAPREQVTATPPLVCIEILSPEDRISRAKEVLADYLSMGVENIWLIDPLRRIAYTFDATGLHEADFTNLTVSGTPIHVDLTEAFAKLDKKFVAADRL, from the coding sequence ATGGCGACCACACCCGCACTGCTCTCCATCGACGAGTACCTCCGCACCAGCTATCACCCTGACGCCGATTTCGTTGATGGCGAGATCGAGGAGCGCCACTTGGGCGAATACGAGCACGGAAAAATTCAAGGCTTCTTTTACTTTGTTTTCACCCTCAATGAGGAGTCTTGGGGTACGGATCCCGTTGTAGAACAACGCATCCGTGTTACATCAGACCGTGTTCGGGTTTGTGACGTAGCCATACTGCGCAGCGATGCACCTCGCGAACAGGTCACAGCCACTCCGCCCCTCGTTTGCATTGAAATTCTCTCGCCTGAAGACCGTATCTCACGTGCAAAGGAAGTACTCGCCGACTACCTCTCGATGGGCGTAGAAAACATCTGGCTTATCGATCCGCTCCGTCGCATCGCCTATACCTTCGATGCCACAGGCCTGCACGAAGCCGATTTCACGAACCTCACTGTCTCCGGGACCCCTATCCACGTCGACCTCACGGAAGCGTTTGCGAAACTCGACAAGAAATTTGTCGCCGCCGACCGCCTATAA
- a CDS encoding NfeD family protein — protein sequence MYFASTAMAIAPRLPLSPDTAILCFTLGLLLIYLELNRPGTIFPGAVGLLITLLAIAALLHSPINVSGVVLIAIAMGLLLLDLLRQTPLLLAVSATAALIFGFLHLTAGAVRPHVHVAVATGCGLILGAGTSLLTRLARRARANKGLDLERARTSRPGALKS from the coding sequence TTGTATTTCGCCAGCACAGCCATGGCAATCGCTCCCCGGCTTCCACTCTCTCCGGATACAGCCATCCTTTGCTTCACTCTTGGACTGCTGCTGATCTATCTCGAACTCAACCGGCCTGGAACGATCTTCCCTGGCGCGGTAGGTCTCCTGATTACGCTATTGGCAATTGCAGCACTCCTCCATTCGCCGATAAACGTCTCCGGAGTCGTCCTTATCGCTATTGCCATGGGCCTGCTGTTGCTCGACCTGCTGCGTCAAACGCCTCTGCTGCTTGCAGTTTCAGCAACCGCTGCCCTGATCTTTGGCTTCCTGCACCTCACCGCCGGAGCAGTCAGACCTCACGTCCATGTCGCCGTTGCCACGGGCTGCGGTCTCATCCTGGGAGCAGGAACCTCACTACTCACCCGTCTAGCCCGCCGCGCCCGAGCCAACAAGGGTTTAGACTTAGAACGAGCGCGCACTTCGCGCCCCGGAGCCCTCAAGTCTTGA
- the mpl gene encoding UDP-N-acetylmuramate:L-alanyl-gamma-D-glutamyl-meso-diaminopimelate ligase: MAKHVHLIGVCGTAMASLAGMLRAQGHRVTGSDMAAYPPMSDQLRAMGIPIMEPYSEKNLDPRPDLVVVGNAISRGNPELERVLDERIPMTSMAALIHDEFLQDRESLVVCGTHGKTTTTSMLAWIYETAGIREQGLGIREDGTARWTPSFLIGGVAENFGTSFRVQEGTRPFILEGDEYDTAFFDKGPKFLHYFPDAAILTHVEFDHADIYTDLNAVKTAFKRMVNLIPRRGRLLAFDGSENVTECAAKAFCAVERYGFKEDSYWQAVDMKHEGVVTTWTLLRGGVEFAKLRLPMAGEHNALNATAAAALAAGQGIPVEAIVEALATFKSVKRRLEVRAEVAGVTVIDDFAHHPTAIRETLRALKSAYAGRRLWAVLEPRSNTLRRNVFERELVESLSLADEVVLAGVFKSDAIPVLERLEPEHVVDALNARQVPAVLCADADAIVAEITPRVRAGDVVAILSNGGFGGIYTKLPQALEKLPKAVVAGTLL; the protein is encoded by the coding sequence ATGGCAAAGCATGTGCATTTGATTGGGGTGTGTGGAACGGCGATGGCATCGCTGGCAGGGATGCTGCGGGCGCAGGGACATCGTGTCACGGGTTCGGATATGGCGGCGTATCCGCCGATGAGCGATCAACTGCGGGCGATGGGGATTCCCATCATGGAGCCCTACAGCGAGAAGAATCTCGATCCGAGGCCGGACCTGGTGGTGGTCGGCAATGCGATCTCGCGCGGCAATCCGGAGCTGGAGCGCGTGCTGGATGAGCGGATTCCCATGACGTCGATGGCTGCCTTGATTCACGATGAGTTTCTGCAGGATCGCGAGTCCCTGGTCGTCTGCGGAACGCACGGCAAGACGACCACGACGAGCATGCTGGCGTGGATCTATGAGACGGCAGGGATTAGGGAACAGGGATTAGGGATTAGGGAAGATGGCACTGCAAGATGGACACCTTCGTTTTTGATCGGAGGTGTGGCGGAGAACTTTGGCACGAGCTTCAGGGTTCAAGAAGGCACGCGACCCTTCATCCTTGAAGGCGATGAGTATGACACGGCGTTCTTCGACAAGGGGCCGAAGTTTTTGCACTACTTTCCCGATGCCGCCATCCTGACGCATGTGGAGTTCGATCATGCGGACATCTATACGGACTTGAATGCGGTCAAGACGGCCTTCAAACGCATGGTGAACCTCATCCCTCGGCGCGGGCGGCTGCTGGCTTTCGATGGCAGCGAAAACGTGACCGAGTGTGCGGCGAAGGCCTTCTGCGCAGTGGAACGCTATGGCTTCAAGGAAGATTCGTATTGGCAGGCTGTCGATATGAAGCACGAGGGCGTCGTCACTACCTGGACGCTGCTGCGAGGTGGAGTAGAGTTTGCGAAGCTGCGGCTGCCGATGGCCGGCGAACATAACGCATTGAACGCCACGGCTGCAGCTGCGCTGGCCGCAGGGCAGGGGATTCCTGTGGAGGCAATCGTCGAAGCGCTGGCTACCTTTAAGAGTGTGAAGCGGCGGCTCGAGGTGCGGGCCGAGGTGGCTGGTGTGACGGTGATTGACGACTTTGCGCATCATCCGACTGCCATTCGCGAAACCTTGCGGGCGCTGAAGAGCGCCTATGCCGGGCGGCGATTGTGGGCTGTGCTCGAACCGCGTTCCAATACGCTACGTCGCAACGTCTTCGAGCGTGAGCTGGTTGAGAGTCTCTCTCTGGCGGATGAAGTGGTGCTGGCGGGAGTCTTCAAGAGCGATGCGATTCCGGTGTTGGAGCGACTGGAGCCGGAGCATGTTGTTGACGCGTTGAACGCGAGACAGGTTCCTGCAGTGCTGTGTGCCGATGCCGATGCGATTGTGGCGGAGATTACGCCGCGAGTGCGCGCCGGAGATGTGGTGGCGATTCTGTCGAACGGTGGTTTTGGCGGGATTTATACCAAGTTGCCTCAGGCGCTGGAGAAGCTGCCGAAGGCTGTCGTAGCGGGGACGCTGCTCTAG
- the dapF gene encoding diaminopimelate epimerase: MSGIGFVKAHACGNDFLVIEEREAKGKHASMAQKLCARNTGIGADGIEFLDRRADGSFFLRLFNADGSEAELSGNGTRCVAAWLAASEGRQEVALGTHGGIRTCRLIERKGAEWWIESAMGVPRVMPRAIEIAGVNGVIEGAMVNVGNPHYVIFPDSEDFSSHGMSWQELGAKISVDPLFKFGTNVEFVRVLAQDQIEFRIYERGCGPTTSSGTGTCASSSAAMTLRAVARELAAVAQGGTQRVVWRDSTSEMMLTGPAEIICKGEVEFGG, from the coding sequence GTGAGCGGGATTGGGTTTGTGAAGGCGCATGCGTGCGGTAATGATTTTCTGGTGATCGAAGAACGAGAGGCCAAAGGAAAGCATGCATCGATGGCGCAGAAGCTCTGTGCTCGCAATACAGGTATCGGGGCGGACGGCATTGAATTTCTCGACCGTCGAGCAGATGGTTCGTTCTTCCTGCGATTGTTCAATGCGGATGGCAGCGAAGCCGAGTTGAGTGGCAATGGTACGCGCTGTGTTGCGGCATGGCTGGCGGCGAGCGAGGGGCGGCAGGAGGTCGCTCTGGGCACTCACGGAGGGATAAGGACCTGCCGTCTGATTGAACGCAAGGGCGCGGAGTGGTGGATTGAAAGTGCGATGGGTGTGCCTCGCGTGATGCCGAGGGCTATTGAAATTGCAGGCGTCAATGGTGTCATCGAAGGCGCCATGGTGAATGTTGGGAATCCGCACTATGTCATCTTTCCAGATAGCGAAGACTTTAGCAGCCATGGCATGAGCTGGCAGGAACTGGGCGCAAAGATCAGCGTCGATCCTCTGTTCAAGTTTGGAACGAATGTCGAGTTCGTTCGTGTATTGGCACAGGACCAGATTGAGTTTCGTATCTATGAGCGCGGCTGCGGACCCACAACTTCGTCAGGAACGGGGACCTGCGCATCGTCGTCCGCGGCGATGACTCTACGTGCTGTTGCTCGTGAATTAGCGGCTGTGGCGCAGGGTGGGACGCAACGGGTGGTCTGGCGGGACAGTACGAGCGAGATGATGCTTACGGGGCCGGCGGAGATCATCTGCAAGGGCGAAGTGGAGTTTGGCGGGTGA